A DNA window from Aggregicoccus sp. 17bor-14 contains the following coding sequences:
- a CDS encoding ABC transporter permease — protein sequence MDTLLQDLRYAVRLMRQSPGFTLAAVLALALGIGANSAVFSVVNGVLLRPLPYPRAQELTTVHTTFAAQGLEGLALSVPEYEDVRTQTRGFASWGALAQADETLAGADGPERLQVGLVTASWLPTLGVGTVLGRGFTPEEETPGRDKVVVLGHALWRTRFGADPGIVGRSVTLEGEPYTVVGVLAEGVAQPAGTQLYQPLALGPDARAESLRGTRYLQVLGRRAQGVSEAAAHAEVARVAGELARAHPEAYPASKAWRLDVSSLGEETVGGVRGTLWLLLGAVGFVLLIACTNVASLLLARAAARGRELSVRAALGAARSRLARQLLTESLLLSLLGGALGLLLALWGTEALVAWVGDGLPRASEVRPDAAVLLFTLAVSVGTGLLFGLAPALSGSRADLHAAMREGSRGTGGTRAVRLRSLFVVSQVALALVLLVGAGLLVRSFVRLQAVDPGFRPEGVLSARVSLPDGAYPDAAARARFHTAWLEQVRALPGVEAAGLTTLLPLRGRADRGLDVEGVEPPAGAVRPAVEYRAVSPGYLETLGVALRRGRALADTDGAQGAPVLLLNEAAVKVLFPGGEDPLGRRIRLRSRKAPQPWTTVVGVVGDVREWGLDVPARPTAYFSALQAGPSAVSLVVRTRAAPTALLGSLRTELARLDSGLPLFEVAPLSEVVEASVGQRSLTLALMLGFALVALGLAGLGLYGVIAFGVAQRSREVGIRLALGARPAQVLRLVVGQGLRLALAGVALGLVLALALGRLLGGLLYGVQPADPLTLLAVPLLLTGVALLASWVPARRATRVDPASTLRAE from the coding sequence ATGGACACCCTGCTGCAGGACCTGCGCTACGCCGTGCGCCTCATGCGCCAGAGCCCGGGCTTCACGCTCGCCGCCGTCCTGGCCCTTGCCCTCGGCATCGGCGCGAACAGCGCCGTCTTCAGCGTGGTGAACGGCGTGCTGCTGCGCCCGCTGCCCTACCCGCGCGCGCAAGAGCTCACGACGGTGCACACCACCTTCGCGGCGCAGGGGCTCGAGGGGCTCGCGCTCTCGGTGCCCGAGTACGAGGACGTGCGCACGCAGACGCGCGGCTTCGCGAGCTGGGGCGCGCTCGCGCAGGCGGACGAGACGCTGGCGGGGGCGGACGGCCCGGAGCGCCTCCAGGTCGGCCTGGTGACGGCCTCCTGGCTGCCCACGCTGGGCGTGGGGACGGTGCTGGGGCGCGGCTTCACGCCGGAGGAGGAGACGCCGGGGCGCGACAAGGTGGTGGTGCTCGGGCACGCGCTGTGGCGCACGCGCTTCGGTGCGGACCCCGGCATCGTGGGGCGCAGCGTGACGCTGGAGGGCGAGCCCTACACGGTGGTGGGGGTGCTGGCGGAGGGCGTCGCGCAGCCGGCGGGCACGCAGCTGTACCAGCCGCTCGCGCTGGGGCCGGACGCGCGCGCGGAGTCCCTGCGCGGCACGCGCTACCTGCAGGTGCTCGGCCGGCGCGCGCAGGGCGTGAGCGAGGCGGCGGCGCACGCGGAGGTGGCGCGGGTGGCGGGGGAGCTCGCGCGGGCGCACCCCGAGGCCTACCCGGCGAGCAAGGCGTGGCGCCTGGACGTCTCGAGCCTCGGCGAGGAGACGGTGGGCGGGGTGCGCGGCACGCTGTGGCTGCTGCTGGGCGCGGTGGGCTTCGTGCTGCTCATCGCGTGCACCAACGTGGCGAGCCTCCTGCTCGCGCGGGCGGCGGCGCGCGGGCGTGAGCTCTCGGTGCGCGCGGCGCTGGGCGCAGCGCGGAGCCGGCTCGCGCGCCAGCTTCTCACGGAGAGCCTGCTGCTCAGCCTCCTCGGCGGGGCGCTGGGGCTGCTGCTCGCGCTGTGGGGCACGGAAGCGCTGGTGGCGTGGGTGGGCGACGGGCTGCCGCGCGCCTCCGAGGTGCGGCCGGACGCGGCGGTGCTCCTCTTCACGCTCGCGGTGAGCGTGGGCACGGGGCTGCTCTTCGGACTCGCGCCGGCGCTGAGCGGGAGCCGGGCGGACCTGCACGCGGCGATGCGCGAGGGGAGCCGGGGCACGGGCGGCACGCGCGCGGTGCGGCTGCGCTCGCTCTTCGTCGTCTCGCAGGTGGCGCTCGCGCTGGTGCTGCTGGTGGGCGCGGGGCTGCTGGTGCGCAGCTTCGTGCGGCTGCAGGCGGTGGACCCGGGCTTCCGGCCGGAGGGCGTGCTGAGCGCGCGGGTGAGCCTGCCGGACGGCGCCTACCCGGATGCGGCGGCCCGCGCGCGCTTCCACACCGCGTGGCTCGAGCAGGTGCGCGCACTGCCGGGCGTGGAGGCGGCGGGGCTGACCACGCTGCTGCCCCTGCGCGGGCGCGCCGACCGCGGCCTGGACGTGGAGGGCGTGGAGCCGCCGGCGGGCGCGGTGCGGCCCGCGGTGGAGTACCGCGCGGTGAGCCCGGGCTACCTGGAGACGCTGGGCGTGGCGCTGCGGCGCGGGCGCGCGCTCGCGGACACGGACGGGGCGCAGGGCGCGCCGGTGCTGCTGCTCAACGAGGCGGCGGTGAAGGTGCTGTTCCCGGGCGGGGAGGATCCGCTGGGCCGGCGCATCCGGCTGCGCAGCCGCAAGGCCCCGCAGCCGTGGACGACGGTGGTGGGCGTGGTGGGGGACGTGCGCGAGTGGGGGCTCGACGTGCCGGCGCGCCCCACCGCCTACTTCTCCGCGCTGCAGGCGGGGCCCTCGGCGGTGTCGCTCGTGGTGCGCACGCGCGCGGCGCCCACGGCGCTGCTGGGCTCGCTGCGCACGGAGCTCGCGCGGCTGGACTCGGGCCTCCCCCTCTTCGAGGTGGCGCCACTGTCCGAGGTCGTGGAGGCCTCGGTGGGCCAGCGCAGCCTCACGCTCGCGCTGATGCTGGGCTTCGCGCTGGTGGCGCTGGGGCTCGCGGGGCTGGGGCTGTACGGGGTCATCGCGTTCGGGGTGGCGCAGCGCTCGCGCGAGGTGGGCATCCGGCTCGCGCTGGGGGCGCGCCCCGCGCAGGTGCTGCGGCTGGTGGTGGGCCAGGGGCTGCGGCTCGCGCTGGCGGGGGTGGCGCTGGGGCTGGTGCTCGCGCTCGCGCTCGGACGGCTGCTGGGCGGGCTGCTCTACGGCGTGCAGCCCGCGGACCCGCTCACGCTGCTCGCGGTGCCGCTGCTGCTCACGGGCGTGGCGCTGCTCGCGAGCTGGGTGCCGGCGCGCCGCGCGACGCGGGTGGACCCGGCGAGCACGCTGCGCGCCGAGTAG
- a CDS encoding HlyD family efflux transporter periplasmic adaptor subunit has product MDIPRPKKKKKLPYVLAAVGVVALLAITLGLSKLRAAAPTVPRDGVWVDAVKRGPMVRQVKGPGTLVPEYVRWLTADTPGRVDKILLRPGAQVKPDTVILELANPDVQLQALQAERELADAQAQLVALKTELTNQGYTAEAAMATLKAETSNAQRRASYNENLLNKHYIAEVEAQQANEKAEEMTARLDLEKRRVDVLRDSQRQRVTAQLGQIERLRAVAEFRRKQVDGLHVRAGDTGILQELPLQLGQWVTPGVLLAKVVKPERLKAELRIAETQARDVAVGQKVAVDTRNGIAEGTVARVAPSASQGTVLVEVSLPGELPRGARPDLTVEGTVELERLNNVLYVGRPAGAQSGATVSLFRMQGGSDEAERVQVRLGRSSVNTIEVLAGLSEGDQVVLSDMTQWDSAERVKLK; this is encoded by the coding sequence GTGGACATCCCCCGCCCCAAGAAGAAGAAGAAGCTGCCCTACGTCCTGGCGGCCGTCGGTGTGGTCGCCCTCCTGGCCATCACGCTCGGGCTGTCGAAGCTGCGCGCCGCGGCGCCCACGGTCCCGCGCGACGGCGTGTGGGTGGACGCGGTGAAGCGCGGCCCCATGGTGCGCCAGGTGAAGGGCCCGGGCACGCTGGTGCCCGAGTATGTGCGCTGGCTCACCGCGGACACCCCGGGCCGCGTGGACAAGATCCTTCTGCGCCCCGGCGCCCAGGTGAAGCCGGACACGGTCATCCTCGAGCTGGCGAACCCGGACGTGCAGCTGCAGGCGCTGCAGGCCGAGCGCGAGCTGGCGGACGCGCAGGCGCAGCTGGTGGCGCTCAAGACCGAGCTGACGAACCAGGGCTACACCGCGGAAGCGGCCATGGCCACGCTCAAGGCGGAGACGAGCAACGCGCAGCGGCGCGCCTCGTACAACGAGAACCTCCTCAACAAGCACTACATCGCCGAGGTCGAGGCGCAGCAGGCGAACGAGAAGGCCGAGGAGATGACGGCCCGCCTGGACCTGGAGAAGCGCCGCGTGGACGTGCTGCGCGACAGCCAGCGCCAGCGCGTCACCGCGCAGCTGGGGCAGATCGAGCGCCTGCGCGCCGTGGCGGAGTTCCGCCGCAAGCAGGTGGACGGGCTGCACGTGCGCGCCGGCGACACCGGCATCCTCCAGGAGCTTCCCCTGCAGCTGGGCCAGTGGGTGACCCCCGGCGTGCTGCTCGCCAAGGTGGTCAAGCCCGAGCGCCTCAAGGCCGAGCTGCGCATCGCCGAGACCCAGGCGCGCGACGTGGCGGTGGGCCAGAAGGTGGCGGTGGACACGCGCAACGGCATCGCCGAGGGCACGGTGGCCCGCGTGGCGCCGAGCGCGAGCCAGGGCACGGTGCTCGTCGAGGTGAGCCTGCCGGGTGAGCTGCCCCGCGGCGCGCGCCCCGACCTCACCGTGGAGGGCACCGTGGAGCTGGAGCGCCTCAACAACGTGCTCTACGTGGGCAGGCCGGCGGGCGCGCAGAGCGGCGCCACGGTGAGCCTGTTCCGGATGCAGGGCGGCAGCGACGAGGCCGAGCGGGTCCAGGTGCGCCTGGGCCGCAGCTCGGTGAACACCATCGAGGTCCTCGCGGGCCTCAGCGAAGGGGACCAGGTGGTCCTCTCCGACATGACGCAGTGGGACAGCGCGGAGCGGGTGAAGCTCAAATGA
- a CDS encoding ABC transporter permease — MESLLQDLRYALRTLRRSPGFALAAGLTLALAIGANTVIFSALYATLLKPLPYREPERLVRVWDAQVGVDKASASASEVLAWRQSRAVAGIAAYDRADLNLTGTDAPQRVNAARSTANLFDLLGVHPQLGRGFTEDEAQEGAPHVAVLSDAFWHRQLGGDPQVLGKSLTLNGESYTVVGVLPADFSFGENSQDADLWVPHPLKTDKPGSHYLSVLARLAPGASVKAANEDLTRLNEAFWRAQGEPIPHATLVMDWRESLTRQTRGGLLMLLGAVAFVLLIACANVANLTLVRALSRQRDGAIRAALGASRLRQVRQALAESVLLALGGGLVGLVLALWGMDLVRILTPSSMARLSPATLSVPALLYNFGLSVGCGLLFGLLPALHVTRGELTPLLKSGGAQAGALGHHPMRSALVVLQLALALVLLIGTGLTLRSVHNQATAQLGFEPEHVLTARITLPPEKYPDPARMRAFFEQVQQRVRSLPGVEQAGFVNNAPLWGSNVNGDFTIEGRQGAPGERLVTEFQIASPEYFGAMGIPLKRGRNFGPQDTDTSPGVVIVNETFAKTFFPGQEAVGQRINLGWKENEPAREIIGVVGDVRHMALKQGPVPESYVPLAQMQMNRMVLALRAKGEPTALVSSVRQEVLAVDAQQPVYDLQSYGDRLDSLLRQDRAATRLLGALAVLALVLAGVGIYGVMAYTVGQRTRELGIRRALGAQQTQVLSLVLGQGARLTLVGLGLGLAGAYLLGRVAQSILYEVSASEPAVFLGVSAGLAAVALAACWLPARRASQVDPAISLRAE, encoded by the coding sequence ATGGAAAGCCTGCTGCAGGACCTCCGCTACGCACTGCGCACGCTGCGCCGCAGCCCCGGCTTCGCGCTCGCCGCGGGGCTCACCCTGGCGCTCGCCATCGGGGCGAACACCGTCATCTTCAGCGCCCTGTACGCGACCCTGCTCAAGCCGCTGCCCTACCGCGAGCCCGAGCGGCTGGTGCGGGTGTGGGACGCGCAGGTGGGCGTGGACAAGGCGAGCGCGAGCGCGTCCGAGGTGCTCGCGTGGCGCCAGAGCAGGGCGGTCGCGGGGATTGCCGCCTACGACCGCGCGGACCTCAACCTCACCGGCACGGACGCGCCGCAGCGGGTGAACGCCGCGCGCTCCACCGCGAACCTCTTCGACCTGCTCGGCGTGCACCCGCAGCTGGGGCGCGGCTTCACCGAGGACGAGGCGCAGGAGGGCGCGCCGCACGTCGCGGTGCTGAGTGACGCCTTCTGGCACCGCCAGCTCGGCGGGGACCCGCAGGTGCTGGGCAAGAGCCTCACGCTCAATGGCGAGAGCTACACGGTGGTGGGCGTGCTGCCCGCGGACTTCTCCTTCGGCGAGAACTCGCAGGACGCGGACCTGTGGGTGCCGCACCCGCTCAAGACGGACAAGCCGGGCAGCCACTACCTCAGCGTCCTCGCGCGGCTCGCGCCGGGCGCGAGCGTGAAGGCGGCGAACGAGGACCTCACCCGCCTCAACGAGGCCTTCTGGCGCGCACAGGGGGAGCCCATCCCCCACGCCACCCTGGTGATGGACTGGCGCGAGAGCCTCACCCGCCAGACGCGCGGCGGGCTCCTGATGCTGCTCGGCGCGGTGGCCTTCGTGCTGCTCATCGCGTGCGCGAACGTGGCGAACCTCACCCTGGTGCGCGCGCTCAGCCGCCAGCGCGACGGGGCGATTCGCGCGGCGCTGGGCGCGAGCCGGCTGCGCCAGGTGCGCCAGGCGCTCGCGGAGAGCGTGCTGCTCGCGCTGGGCGGCGGGCTCGTGGGGCTGGTGCTCGCGCTGTGGGGGATGGACCTGGTGCGCATCCTCACCCCCTCGAGCATGGCCCGGCTCTCGCCGGCCACCCTCAGCGTGCCCGCGCTCCTCTACAACTTCGGCCTCTCGGTGGGCTGCGGGCTGCTCTTCGGCCTGCTGCCCGCGCTGCACGTGACGCGCGGCGAGCTCACCCCGCTGCTCAAGAGCGGCGGCGCCCAGGCGGGCGCGCTCGGCCACCACCCCATGCGCAGCGCGCTGGTGGTGCTGCAGCTCGCGCTCGCGCTGGTGCTGCTCATCGGCACCGGGCTCACCCTGCGCTCGGTGCACAACCAGGCTACGGCGCAGCTGGGCTTCGAGCCCGAGCACGTGCTCACCGCGCGCATCACCCTGCCGCCGGAGAAGTACCCGGACCCCGCGCGCATGCGCGCCTTCTTCGAGCAGGTGCAGCAGCGGGTGCGCTCGCTGCCCGGCGTGGAGCAGGCGGGCTTCGTGAACAACGCGCCCCTGTGGGGCAGCAACGTGAACGGGGACTTCACCATCGAGGGGCGCCAGGGCGCGCCCGGCGAGCGCCTGGTCACCGAGTTCCAGATCGCGAGCCCCGAGTACTTCGGCGCCATGGGCATCCCGCTCAAGCGCGGGCGCAACTTCGGGCCGCAGGACACGGACACCTCGCCCGGGGTGGTCATCGTGAACGAGACCTTCGCGAAGACCTTCTTCCCCGGCCAGGAGGCGGTGGGCCAGCGCATCAACCTGGGGTGGAAGGAGAACGAGCCGGCGCGCGAGATCATCGGCGTGGTGGGCGACGTGCGCCACATGGCGCTCAAGCAGGGCCCGGTGCCCGAGAGCTACGTGCCGCTCGCCCAGATGCAGATGAACCGGATGGTGCTCGCGCTGCGGGCGAAGGGAGAGCCCACGGCGCTCGTGAGCTCGGTGCGCCAGGAGGTGCTGGCGGTGGACGCGCAGCAGCCGGTCTACGACCTGCAGTCCTACGGCGACCGGCTGGACAGCCTGCTGCGCCAGGACCGCGCGGCGACGCGGCTCTTGGGTGCGCTCGCGGTGCTCGCGCTGGTGCTCGCGGGCGTGGGCATCTACGGCGTGATGGCCTACACGGTGGGGCAGCGCACGCGCGAGCTGGGCATCCGGCGCGCGCTCGGGGCGCAGCAGACGCAGGTGCTCTCGCTGGTGCTGGGGCAGGGCGCGCGCCTCACGCTGGTGGGCCTGGGGCTGGGGCTCGCGGGCGCGTACCTGCTGGGGCGCGTCGCGCAGAGCATCCTCTACGAGGTGAGCGCCTCGGAGCCGGCGGTGTTCCTCGGGGTGAGCGCGGGGCTCGCCGCCGTGGCGCTCGCTGCCTGCTGGCTCCCCGCGCGCCGCGCCTCCCAGGTGGACCCCGCCATCAGCTTGCGCGCCGAATAG
- a CDS encoding ABC transporter permease, translating to MDALLQDLRYAVRTLRRSPGFALAALLSLALGLGANTAIFSAVDAALLRPLPYPEDSRLVSVSSTMKARGLDSIPLSLPDYHSYRDGAPSLAGLAAWAGASPNLTAPDAAPEQLEAAVTTANLPQVLGVGPRLGRAFSPEEETPGKDHVVLVSDAFFRRRLGGRADALGRASLQLDGESFTVVGVMPPGFDYPSKDTQLWLPLSLDAASLGRANHFIRAVGRLAPGASLERAQAELDGVAARLARDFKESALTGASVRPLRSLRGEDVRTELWVLLGAVGCVLLIACANLANLLLARGAARSRELAVRAALGAPRSRVVRQLLTESALLSLAGAVLGALVATWALDGVRALAPADLPGIAEASVDGRVLLFTFALALTTALLFGLAPALAVSRPQLSETLKAGGRGLAGGGRHRLRSGLVVAEVALAIVLLSGAGLLLRSFHALHRVDLGFVPAHVLTADIVVPEGGYKEPAQVQAFRQQLLQRLSGLPGVQAVGALSGAPLSTHNNLRLCTVEGASLPTDLSQVPAVMYRGVEGGALEAVGMQLVRGRPFGAGDVAGAPGVVLLNETAARRLFPGRDAVGGRLWLGPPESLAPPDVLARLPGGRFPRLTVVGVLKDAHTQGPGEEVPLEVYVPMAQALDAFRAMTLTVRTQGEPGAALAGVRGALAELDPSLPLASVTTLEASLDESLAPARLQTFLLGGFSLLALALALVGIYGVMAYAVSQRTQEFGVRMALGADGASVRRMVLREGARLVGLGLLLGLAGSLALARVLQGLLFGVGAGDPLTYAAVVVVLGGAALVALDAPARRATRVDPMESLRAD from the coding sequence ATGGACGCGCTGCTGCAGGACCTCCGCTACGCCGTGCGCACGCTGCGCCGCAGCCCGGGCTTCGCGCTCGCGGCGCTGCTCAGCCTCGCGCTGGGGCTGGGCGCGAACACCGCCATCTTCAGCGCGGTGGACGCAGCGCTCCTGCGCCCCTTGCCCTACCCCGAGGACTCGCGGCTCGTCTCCGTGAGCAGCACGATGAAGGCGCGCGGGCTGGACTCCATCCCGCTCAGCCTGCCGGACTACCACTCGTACCGCGACGGGGCGCCCAGCCTCGCGGGGCTCGCGGCGTGGGCGGGCGCGAGCCCCAACCTCACCGCGCCGGACGCCGCGCCCGAGCAGCTGGAGGCGGCGGTGACCACCGCGAACCTCCCGCAGGTGCTCGGCGTGGGCCCGCGGCTCGGGCGCGCCTTCTCCCCGGAGGAGGAGACGCCGGGCAAGGACCACGTGGTGCTGGTCTCGGACGCCTTCTTCCGCCGGCGCCTGGGCGGGCGCGCGGACGCGTTGGGCCGCGCGAGCCTGCAGCTGGACGGCGAGAGCTTCACGGTGGTGGGGGTGATGCCGCCGGGCTTCGACTACCCCTCGAAGGACACCCAGCTGTGGCTGCCGCTCTCGCTGGACGCGGCGAGCCTGGGCCGCGCGAACCACTTCATCCGCGCGGTGGGAAGGCTCGCCCCCGGAGCGAGCCTCGAGCGCGCGCAGGCGGAGCTGGACGGGGTGGCGGCGCGGCTCGCGCGGGACTTCAAGGAGTCCGCGCTCACCGGCGCGAGCGTGCGCCCGCTGCGCAGCCTGCGCGGCGAGGACGTGCGCACCGAGCTGTGGGTGCTCCTGGGGGCGGTGGGCTGCGTGCTGCTCATCGCGTGCGCGAACCTGGCGAACCTGCTGCTCGCCCGGGGCGCCGCGCGCAGCCGGGAGCTCGCGGTGCGCGCGGCCCTGGGCGCCCCGCGCTCCCGCGTGGTGCGCCAGCTGCTCACCGAGAGCGCGCTGCTCTCGCTCGCGGGCGCGGTGCTGGGGGCGCTGGTGGCCACCTGGGCGCTGGACGGCGTGCGGGCGCTCGCGCCCGCGGACCTGCCGGGCATCGCGGAGGCCTCCGTGGACGGGCGCGTGCTGCTCTTCACCTTCGCGCTCGCGCTCACCACGGCGCTGCTCTTCGGGCTCGCCCCGGCGCTCGCGGTGAGCCGCCCGCAGCTCTCCGAGACGCTGAAGGCGGGAGGCCGCGGGCTCGCCGGCGGCGGGCGGCACCGGCTGCGCAGCGGGCTGGTGGTGGCGGAGGTGGCGCTCGCCATCGTGCTCCTGAGCGGCGCGGGGCTGCTGCTGCGCTCCTTCCACGCGCTGCACCGGGTGGACCTGGGCTTCGTGCCTGCGCACGTGCTCACGGCGGACATCGTCGTGCCGGAGGGTGGCTACAAGGAGCCCGCGCAGGTGCAGGCCTTCCGCCAGCAGCTGCTGCAGCGGCTCTCGGGGCTGCCCGGGGTGCAGGCCGTGGGCGCGCTCTCGGGCGCTCCCCTGAGCACGCACAACAACCTGCGCCTGTGCACGGTGGAGGGCGCGAGCCTGCCCACGGACCTCTCGCAGGTGCCGGCGGTGATGTACCGCGGCGTGGAGGGCGGGGCGCTCGAGGCGGTGGGGATGCAGCTCGTGCGCGGGCGCCCCTTCGGCGCAGGCGACGTGGCGGGCGCGCCCGGCGTGGTGCTGCTCAACGAGACGGCGGCGCGCCGGCTCTTCCCCGGCCGCGACGCGGTGGGCGGCCGGCTGTGGCTGGGGCCCCCGGAGTCGCTCGCCCCGCCGGACGTGCTCGCGCGCCTGCCGGGCGGGCGCTTCCCGCGGCTCACGGTGGTGGGCGTGCTCAAGGACGCGCACACCCAGGGGCCGGGCGAGGAGGTGCCGCTCGAGGTCTACGTCCCCATGGCCCAGGCGCTGGACGCCTTCCGCGCCATGACCCTCACCGTGCGCACGCAGGGCGAGCCGGGCGCGGCGCTCGCCGGCGTGCGCGGCGCGCTCGCGGAGCTGGACCCGTCCTTGCCGCTCGCCTCCGTCACCACGCTGGAGGCGAGCCTGGACGAGTCGCTCGCCCCGGCGCGGCTGCAGACCTTCCTGCTGGGCGGCTTCTCGCTGCTCGCGCTCGCGCTCGCGCTGGTGGGCATCTACGGGGTGATGGCGTACGCGGTGAGCCAGCGCACGCAGGAGTTCGGGGTGCGCATGGCGCTGGGCGCGGACGGCGCGAGCGTGCGGCGCATGGTGCTGCGCGAGGGCGCGCGCCTGGTGGGCCTGGGGCTGCTGCTCGGCCTCGCCGGCTCGCTCGCGCTCGCGCGGGTGCTGCAGGGGCTGCTCTTCGGCGTGGGCGCGGGAGACCCGCTCACCTACGCCGCCGTGGTGGTGGTGCTGGGCGGCGCGGCGCTCGTGGCGCTGGATGCGCCGGCGCGGCGCGCGACGCGCGTGGACCCGATGGAGTCCTTGCGCGCGGACTAG
- a CDS encoding ABC transporter ATP-binding protein gives MTTTTNVGAVQTVTPAGLSTSGSKNLLQLEGITKVFEAEDVETHALSDVHLTVTPGEWVAIVGPSGSGKTTLLAVLGLLDTASRGTYLLDGKSVAQLSAADRALVRNRHIGFIFQSFNLIGDLSVFENVELPLTYRGMPAQERKERVEKALERVGMSHRARHMPGQLSGGQQQRVAVARAVAGDPLLLLADEPTGNLDSKNGHAVMELLQELHAGGATICMVTHDPAHARVATRTVSLFDGRIVQDERATR, from the coding sequence ATGACGACGACGACCAATGTGGGCGCAGTGCAGACCGTGACTCCGGCAGGCCTCTCCACCAGCGGCTCGAAGAACCTGCTGCAGCTGGAGGGCATCACGAAGGTGTTCGAGGCCGAGGACGTGGAGACCCACGCCCTCTCCGACGTGCACCTCACCGTCACCCCGGGCGAGTGGGTGGCCATCGTGGGTCCCTCGGGCTCGGGCAAGACCACCCTGCTCGCGGTGCTGGGGCTGCTGGACACCGCCAGCCGCGGCACCTACCTGCTGGACGGCAAGAGCGTGGCGCAACTCTCCGCTGCCGACCGCGCCCTGGTGCGCAACCGGCACATCGGCTTCATCTTCCAGAGCTTCAACCTCATCGGCGACCTCTCGGTCTTCGAGAACGTGGAGCTGCCGCTCACCTACCGCGGCATGCCTGCGCAAGAGCGCAAGGAGCGCGTGGAGAAGGCGCTCGAGCGCGTGGGCATGAGCCACCGCGCCCGCCACATGCCCGGCCAGCTGTCCGGCGGTCAGCAGCAGCGCGTGGCCGTGGCGCGCGCCGTCGCCGGCGACCCGCTGCTGCTGCTCGCCGACGAGCCCACCGGTAACCTGGACTCCAAGAACGGCCACGCCGTGATGGAGCTCCTCCAGGAGCTGCACGCGGGCGGCGCCACCATCTGCATGGTGACGCACGACCCGGCGCACGCGCGCGTCGCCACCCGCACCGTGAGCCTCTTCGACGGCCGCATCGTCCAGGACGAGCGCGCCACCCGCTAG